A section of the Rhodobacteraceae bacterium M382 genome encodes:
- a CDS encoding substrate-binding protein yields MTKSDVTRRGVLKTGALAGAGVALPTIFTASSAAAYTNEPTGGTVTLGFNVPQTGPYADEGADELRAYELAVEHLNGGGDGGMMNTFSSKALQGNGILGKKVEFVTGDTQTKSDAARASAKSMIEKDGAVMITGGSSSGVAIAVQGLCQEAGVIFMAGLTHSNDTTGKDKKANGFRHFFNGYMSGAALAPVLKNLYGTDRNAYHLTADYTWGWTQEESIAAATEALGWNTVNKVRTPLAATDFSSYIAPVLNSGADVLVLNHYGGNMVNSLTNAVQFGLREKIVNGKQFEIVVPLYSRLMAKGAGENVKGIHGSTNWHWSLQDDASKAFVKSFGTKYGFPPSQAAHTVYCQTLLYADAAERAGTFNPCGIVEALEGYEFDGLGNGKTLYRAEDHQCFKDVLVVRGKENPTSEFDLLEVVEVTPASQVTYAPDHPMFAGGALGTCNSGA; encoded by the coding sequence ATGACAAAATCCGATGTCACCCGTCGTGGTGTGCTGAAAACCGGTGCTCTTGCTGGCGCTGGTGTTGCACTGCCGACGATCTTTACCGCATCTTCTGCGGCTGCTTATACCAATGAACCCACCGGCGGCACGGTTACCCTGGGCTTTAACGTGCCCCAGACCGGCCCCTATGCGGACGAAGGTGCCGACGAACTGCGCGCTTACGAACTCGCAGTCGAACATCTGAATGGTGGCGGCGACGGCGGCATGATGAACACCTTTAGCTCCAAGGCGTTGCAGGGCAACGGCATCCTGGGCAAAAAGGTCGAATTCGTCACCGGCGACACCCAGACCAAATCCGACGCAGCCCGTGCATCGGCCAAATCGATGATCGAAAAAGACGGTGCGGTGATGATCACCGGCGGTTCTTCTTCGGGTGTTGCGATTGCTGTTCAGGGCCTGTGCCAGGAAGCTGGCGTGATCTTTATGGCCGGCCTGACACACTCGAATGACACCACCGGAAAAGACAAGAAAGCCAATGGTTTCCGTCACTTCTTTAACGGTTACATGTCAGGCGCAGCTCTGGCACCGGTTCTCAAGAACCTCTATGGCACCGACCGGAACGCCTATCACCTGACGGCAGATTACACATGGGGCTGGACCCAGGAAGAATCGATCGCAGCCGCGACCGAAGCCCTGGGCTGGAACACCGTGAACAAGGTCCGCACACCTCTGGCGGCGACCGACTTCTCGTCCTATATCGCACCGGTCCTGAACTCGGGCGCGGATGTTCTGGTTCTGAACCACTATGGCGGCAACATGGTGAACTCGCTGACCAACGCGGTTCAGTTTGGCCTGCGCGAAAAGATCGTCAACGGCAAACAGTTCGAAATCGTTGTTCCGCTGTATTCGCGCCTGATGGCCAAAGGTGCCGGTGAAAACGTGAAGGGCATTCACGGATCCACCAACTGGCACTGGTCGCTGCAGGACGATGCCTCCAAGGCGTTCGTCAAATCCTTTGGCACCAAATACGGCTTCCCGCCGTCACAGGCCGCCCACACCGTGTACTGCCAGACTCTGCTTTATGCAGATGCAGCCGAACGCGCGGGCACCTTTAACCCCTGTGGCATCGTCGAAGCGCTGGAAGGCTATGAATTCGACGGTCTGGGCAACGGCAAGACGCTGTATCGCGCCGAAGACCACCAGTGCTTCAAGGACGTTCTGGTTGTGCGCGGGAAAGAGAACCCGACGTCCGAGTTCGACCTTCTGGAAGTTGTCGAAGTTACACCCGCCTCGCAGGTCACCTATGCACCGGATCATCCGATGTTCGCAGGTGGCGCGCTGGGTACCTGTAACTCGGGCGCATAA
- a CDS encoding short-chain fatty acyl-CoA regulator family protein yields MVRETLTGSRIRERRLIAGLRQADLARQVEISASYLNLIEHNRRRIGGKLLVDIAQVLGVEPSMLTEGAEAALIATLREAAADAVSQVAETDRADEFAGRFPGWAEVLAGEHRRVASLERTVQTLSDRLTHDPHLAASLHEVLSTAAAIRSTASILAETGEIEPEWRDRFHKNLNEDSLRLAESSRALVNFLDESDTGEDRRGVPQEEVEAFFQAHDFHFPELEGAGGDIDALVSGAVELGSSSAQIIARAALAQYVADAQELPLDRFQKALEQVGVDPVKLADIFACSLQTVFRRLAVMPASVTGGEVGLVISDGSGSILFRKPVTDFALPKFGASCPLWPVFTAFTRPNLPIRRRVSQAGQTTASFDCLAICWPREALDFDRDPLYHAAMLILPVPAAQAGDQPGLPVGSSCRVCPRKECGARREPSILSEEF; encoded by the coding sequence ATGGTGCGTGAAACTCTGACCGGAAGCCGAATTCGCGAACGCCGTCTGATCGCAGGGTTGCGCCAGGCCGATTTGGCGCGGCAGGTGGAAATTTCTGCCTCCTACCTCAATCTCATCGAACACAATCGGCGCAGAATCGGTGGCAAACTTTTGGTGGATATTGCCCAGGTTCTGGGGGTCGAGCCTTCGATGCTGACCGAAGGGGCTGAGGCAGCGCTGATTGCCACCCTGCGCGAAGCCGCCGCAGATGCGGTGTCCCAAGTGGCCGAAACCGACCGTGCTGATGAATTTGCAGGCCGTTTTCCCGGCTGGGCCGAGGTGCTCGCCGGGGAACACCGCCGGGTCGCTTCGTTGGAGCGAACGGTTCAGACGCTTTCGGACCGGTTGACCCATGATCCGCATCTGGCCGCCTCGCTGCACGAGGTGCTGTCCACGGCGGCCGCGATCCGTTCAACCGCATCGATCCTGGCCGAAACCGGCGAGATCGAACCGGAATGGCGGGACCGGTTTCACAAGAACCTGAATGAGGACAGCCTGCGCCTGGCCGAAAGCTCCCGCGCGCTGGTGAATTTTCTGGATGAAAGCGACACAGGTGAAGATCGCCGTGGCGTGCCGCAGGAAGAAGTCGAAGCCTTTTTCCAAGCCCATGATTTTCATTTTCCCGAATTGGAGGGGGCTGGCGGTGACATTGACGCTCTGGTCTCGGGTGCGGTTGAATTGGGGTCTTCGTCGGCCCAGATCATCGCGCGCGCAGCGTTGGCGCAATATGTCGCGGATGCGCAAGAACTGCCGTTGGACCGGTTCCAAAAGGCCCTGGAACAGGTCGGGGTGGACCCGGTCAAATTGGCGGATATCTTTGCCTGTAGCCTGCAAACAGTCTTTCGCAGGCTCGCCGTCATGCCGGCCAGCGTCACCGGGGGCGAAGTCGGGCTGGTGATTTCTGATGGGTCGGGGTCTATCCTGTTTCGTAAACCTGTAACGGATTTTGCCCTGCCCAAATTTGGGGCCTCTTGTCCATTGTGGCCTGTGTTTACTGCCTTTACCCGCCCGAACCTGCCCATTCGGCGACGGGTGTCCCAGGCCGGTCAGACCACGGCCAGCTTTGACTGTCTGGCAATCTGCTGGCCGCGCGAGGCGCTCGATTTTGATCGTGATCCGCTGTATCACGCGGCGATGTTGATCCTGCCGGTGCCGGCGGCCCAAGCGGGGGACCAGCCTGGCCTGCCCGTGGGCAGTTCATGCCGGGTGTGTCCGCGCAAGGAGTGCGGCGCACGACGTGAGCCGTCCATTCTGAGCGAAGAGTTTTGA
- a CDS encoding response regulator, producing MSRRVVLIEDEPNIIEAIRFLLTRDGWQVDTHSNGSDAMDVIRAAQPDLVILDVMLPGKNGMEILRDLREEDSFKTLPVLMLTARGQARDREMAEKAGVNRFMTKPFSNAEVMDAVRDLYAQAPRP from the coding sequence ATGAGCCGACGTGTTGTGCTGATCGAAGATGAGCCGAATATCATAGAGGCGATCCGTTTTCTTCTGACCCGGGACGGGTGGCAGGTCGATACCCATTCCAACGGCAGTGATGCAATGGATGTGATCCGGGCTGCACAGCCGGATCTGGTGATCCTGGATGTGATGCTGCCGGGCAAGAATGGCATGGAGATCCTGCGCGACCTGCGCGAGGAAGACAGCTTTAAAACCCTGCCGGTGCTGATGCTGACGGCGCGGGGCCAGGCACGGGACCGGGAAATGGCGGAAAAGGCCGGGGTTAACCGGTTCATGACCAAACCCTTTTCCAATGCCGAGGTCATGGACGCCGTTCGGGATCTGTATGCCCAAGCGCCCCGCCCATGA
- a CDS encoding sensor histidine kinase, protein MASLNLLVGVCLGYVVLLFLVAFAADRYAVRGAAARWLRSPLIYTLSLSIYCTAWTFYGAVGYAARSGLEFVTIYLGPTLVMAAWWWGLRKLIRVGRSQRVTSIADLISSRYGKSNLLAIGVTILAVVGVTPYIALQLQSITLSFEIFAEADPGTSYMPGSSVFWVAAGLAVFAILFGTRNLDANERHHGVVTAVALEAVVKLVALLAVGIFVVWGLAGGVTETLAAIDASKIGRWEVDGTRWVGITFLSAAAFLCLPRMFQVMVVENVDERHLRIASWAFPLYLLLISLFVLPIAAIGLDIMPASANPDLFVLTIPLSQGQEKLAMLSFLGGFSSATSMVIVAAMALSTMVSNHIVMPIWLRSRGTGVSVSGDVRNVVLMARRISIAGVMALGYVYYTLSGGGAALAAIGLISFAGIAQILPALVGGLFWRGATRIGALAGLSTGFGLWLFTMLLPNLGGALMPETILRDGLFGLSGLRPQALFWIEGLDPTIHAVIWSMGLNTATFCIGSLLSFPSPLERLQGAQFVNVFEHSTGPRGWTGSVAQSEDLMIMSQRILGADEAQAFFAKEAQRQGGPGHLPEPTPGFLENLERELSGSVGAAAAHAMIGQIVGGSSVSVEDLLAVADETQQMLEYSNQLEQKSAELSRTAGQLREANEKLTQISLQKDAFLSQVSHELRTPMTSIRAFSEILRDADGLEIDDQIRYSTIIHSEAVRLTRLLDDLLDLSVLESGQVSLNIRQGELGDVLDHSVSAALAGSDRPLTVRRDPIGESVTLSSDLDRLAQVFINVIANAQKYCDAQAPELRIEVRRVGAMVYVDFVDNGSGIPADAQKMVFEKFARVSSEKAGGAGLGLAICREIMQRLNGDVQYLNGQGGGAFRVSLPLGTP, encoded by the coding sequence ATGGCGTCGCTCAATCTGCTTGTCGGGGTGTGTTTGGGGTATGTGGTCCTTTTGTTCCTCGTGGCGTTTGCTGCCGACCGTTATGCCGTGCGCGGCGCGGCGGCGCGCTGGTTGCGCTCGCCGCTGATTTATACGCTGTCGCTGTCGATCTACTGTACGGCTTGGACCTTTTACGGGGCCGTCGGGTATGCGGCGCGGTCTGGGCTGGAATTTGTCACCATCTATCTTGGGCCCACTTTGGTCATGGCGGCCTGGTGGTGGGGGCTGCGCAAGCTGATCCGGGTGGGACGCAGTCAGCGGGTCACGTCGATTGCCGACCTGATTTCGTCGCGCTATGGGAAATCCAACCTGCTGGCGATTGGTGTCACCATTCTGGCCGTAGTTGGGGTGACGCCCTATATCGCGCTGCAATTGCAGTCGATCACCCTGTCCTTTGAAATTTTTGCCGAGGCCGACCCCGGAACAAGCTATATGCCGGGGTCCTCGGTGTTCTGGGTTGCGGCGGGGCTGGCCGTGTTTGCCATCCTGTTCGGGACCCGCAATCTGGACGCAAACGAACGCCACCACGGCGTTGTCACGGCCGTCGCTCTCGAAGCGGTGGTGAAGCTGGTGGCGCTGCTGGCCGTGGGGATTTTTGTGGTTTGGGGGCTGGCCGGTGGGGTTACGGAAACTTTGGCGGCGATCGACGCCTCCAAGATTGGTCGCTGGGAGGTTGATGGCACCCGGTGGGTCGGCATCACCTTTTTGTCGGCTGCCGCCTTTTTGTGCCTGCCGCGTATGTTCCAGGTCATGGTGGTCGAGAACGTCGATGAACGCCATCTGCGCATCGCGTCATGGGCCTTTCCGTTGTACTTGCTGCTGATCAGCCTGTTCGTTCTGCCCATTGCCGCAATTGGTCTGGATATTATGCCAGCCTCGGCCAACCCGGACTTGTTCGTTCTGACCATCCCGCTCAGCCAGGGGCAGGAAAAGCTGGCGATGCTGTCGTTTCTCGGCGGTTTCAGTTCTGCGACTTCGATGGTGATCGTCGCAGCCATGGCACTGTCGACCATGGTGTCGAACCATATCGTGATGCCGATCTGGCTGCGCTCGCGCGGGACAGGGGTGTCTGTGTCAGGTGATGTCCGCAATGTAGTCCTGATGGCGCGGCGAATTTCGATCGCCGGTGTGATGGCGTTGGGGTATGTCTATTACACTCTGTCGGGTGGCGGCGCGGCATTGGCCGCCATCGGGTTGATTTCCTTTGCCGGTATTGCCCAGATTCTACCCGCGTTGGTGGGGGGGCTGTTTTGGCGAGGAGCCACCCGCATAGGGGCGCTGGCGGGGTTGAGCACCGGGTTTGGTCTTTGGTTGTTCACCATGTTGTTGCCCAACCTTGGTGGGGCATTGATGCCGGAAACAATCTTGCGCGACGGGTTGTTCGGACTCAGCGGTCTGCGCCCCCAGGCGCTGTTCTGGATCGAGGGGCTGGACCCGACCATTCATGCGGTGATCTGGAGCATGGGGCTGAACACCGCCACGTTCTGTATTGGGTCGTTGCTCAGCTTTCCCAGCCCATTGGAACGCCTGCAGGGGGCGCAATTCGTGAATGTGTTTGAACACTCCACGGGTCCGCGTGGCTGGACAGGATCGGTTGCCCAATCCGAAGATCTGATGATCATGTCCCAGCGTATTCTGGGCGCGGACGAGGCTCAGGCCTTTTTTGCCAAGGAGGCCCAACGTCAAGGCGGGCCGGGCCATCTGCCAGAGCCCACGCCCGGGTTTCTGGAAAATCTGGAGCGCGAACTCAGCGGCTCGGTCGGTGCGGCCGCGGCGCATGCGATGATTGGTCAGATTGTTGGCGGATCGTCCGTGTCGGTCGAAGATCTGTTGGCCGTGGCGGATGAAACCCAGCAGATGCTGGAATATTCCAACCAGCTGGAACAGAAATCGGCCGAATTGTCCCGTACGGCCGGACAACTGCGCGAAGCCAATGAAAAGCTGACCCAGATTTCGTTGCAAAAGGATGCGTTTCTCAGTCAGGTCAGCCACGAATTGCGCACACCGATGACGTCGATCCGGGCGTTTTCTGAAATTCTACGCGACGCAGACGGGTTGGAGATAGATGACCAGATCCGATATTCCACCATCATCCACAGCGAGGCCGTGCGGCTGACCCGGCTGCTGGATGACTTGTTGGATCTCAGTGTGTTGGAAAGCGGTCAGGTTAGCCTGAACATACGACAGGGCGAACTGGGCGATGTGCTGGATCATTCGGTGTCTGCGGCCCTGGCCGGGTCGGATCGACCGTTGACGGTGAGGCGCGACCCCATCGGCGAATCCGTGACGTTGAGCTCGGATCTGGACCGGCTGGCCCAGGTGTTTATCAACGTCATTGCCAATGCTCAGAAATATTGTGATGCGCAGGCACCTGAACTCAGGATCGAAGTGCGTCGGGTTGGGGCCATGGTTTACGTGGATTTTGTCGACAACGGCAGTGGCATTCCGGCGGATGCGCAAAAGATGGTGTTTGAAAAATTCGCCCGTGTCAGTTCGGAAAAGGCTGGTGGTGCAGGGTTGGGGTTGGCGATTTGCCGCGAGATCATGCAGCGTCTGAACGGAGATGTGCAATATCTGAACGGGCAGGGCGGCGGCGCATTTCGCGTCAGCTTGCCGCTCGGGACGCCCTAG
- a CDS encoding FliM/FliN family flagellar motor C-terminal domain-containing protein — protein MTDTADNDTGHDATETVLRRKLSAGRPAEEPSGDSRAILRAVRRALARAAEDLYDLPLAVIGAKQALCAPDGLSGCLADGQLLLLLDGPDGCPGAIAMDGAAVTAAIQQQTMGQVSGPSSVARNYTGTDAAMIAPLIDAMLTRAERNLGESPDLHQIRGFRFGARVDDVRSLSLMLEAERYLVFELTLDLAVGRTQGHMCLILPDMPDLPEEETASDAQQDVADLSGSAGVVRAELSAVLTRMQLSLEDLMALKPGKVLPLAAATLNGTEITGIDGSTVAFGRLGQAAGARAVRLHATGRRRIVRDADPGEFAAHIGPVDLPGHSGTSADGAEAPQQHSANKVVTIETAQEASVHSEVEGTIGDTLNAPMDTAEDFSVLTPEQVAAEISELAGLEGVSPNG, from the coding sequence ATGACCGACACCGCGGACAATGATACAGGTCACGACGCAACCGAAACGGTTTTGCGCAGGAAACTGTCTGCGGGCAGGCCCGCGGAAGAACCTTCGGGGGACTCGCGGGCGATTTTGCGGGCTGTGCGGCGGGCCTTGGCCCGTGCGGCCGAAGACTTGTACGACCTGCCCCTGGCGGTGATCGGTGCCAAACAGGCGCTGTGCGCCCCGGATGGGCTGAGCGGTTGCCTGGCCGATGGTCAGCTGTTGCTCCTCCTGGATGGGCCGGATGGGTGTCCAGGAGCGATTGCGATGGATGGTGCGGCTGTAACAGCGGCTATTCAGCAACAAACCATGGGGCAGGTGTCTGGCCCGTCATCCGTCGCACGAAATTATACCGGGACGGATGCGGCCATGATTGCGCCCCTGATCGACGCCATGTTGACCCGGGCTGAACGCAATCTGGGCGAATCGCCCGATCTGCATCAGATCCGGGGGTTTCGGTTCGGGGCGCGGGTTGACGATGTGCGAAGCCTGTCCTTGATGCTCGAGGCAGAAAGATACCTTGTTTTTGAACTGACACTGGATCTGGCTGTTGGTCGCACACAGGGGCACATGTGTTTGATCCTGCCTGACATGCCGGATCTTCCAGAGGAAGAAACCGCTTCTGATGCCCAGCAGGACGTGGCCGATCTGAGCGGCAGCGCTGGTGTGGTCCGGGCTGAATTGTCGGCGGTTCTGACCCGTATGCAATTGTCGCTCGAAGATCTGATGGCGTTGAAACCCGGGAAGGTTCTGCCGCTGGCGGCCGCGACGTTGAATGGTACTGAAATCACTGGAATTGACGGGAGCACGGTGGCGTTTGGACGGCTTGGGCAGGCGGCGGGCGCTCGGGCTGTGCGCCTGCATGCCACCGGGCGACGCCGCATTGTTCGGGATGCAGATCCAGGCGAGTTTGCCGCCCATATCGGCCCCGTTGACCTTCCAGGGCATTCCGGCACCTCTGCGGATGGGGCGGAGGCACCGCAACAGCACTCTGCAAACAAGGTGGTGACGATCGAAACCGCACAGGAGGCGAGCGTTCATTCCGAAGTAGAAGGTACAATCGGAGACACCCTGAACGCACCCATGGACACCGCAGAGGATTTTTCAGTCCTGACACCGGAACAGGTGGCCGCGGAAATTTCAGAACTGGCGGGCTTGGAGGGGGTGAGCCCGAACGGATAG
- a CDS encoding TIGR01244 family phosphatase: MDARSITPRYFVSPQISAEDIPAIIDAGFTRIICNRPDAEVPPSHQASAIRAAAEAAGLEFLDLPLTHQTMTPENVAKQLDLIQSCEGQVLAYCASGTRCSVIWALGHAAELGADTVLEKTHGAGFQLDGLRPALEHIAQSKRR, from the coding sequence ATGGACGCACGCTCGATCACACCCCGCTATTTTGTATCTCCTCAGATCTCGGCCGAGGACATACCCGCCATCATTGACGCCGGGTTTACCCGGATCATCTGCAACCGACCCGATGCAGAAGTGCCGCCTTCGCATCAGGCCAGCGCCATTCGCGCCGCGGCCGAGGCGGCAGGGTTGGAGTTTCTGGACCTGCCGCTTACTCATCAGACAATGACGCCGGAAAATGTCGCCAAGCAACTGGACCTGATCCAATCCTGCGAAGGACAGGTTTTGGCCTATTGCGCGTCGGGAACCCGGTGTTCGGTGATCTGGGCGCTGGGCCATGCAGCCGAATTGGGCGCGGACACCGTGCTGGAAAAAACGCATGGCGCTGGCTTCCAGCTCGATGGGTTGCGCCCCGCGTTGGAACATATCGCGCAGTCCAAACGCCGATAA
- a CDS encoding YeeE/YedE family protein, producing the protein MEMDWIWGLVGGMLIGCGGAVYLLGNGRIMGASGILGGLIDGTGRNSWLERMAFLAGVMILPLVLWPLYAVEIDTHITSNVTVIIAAGLLVGIGTRIANGCTSGHGVCGISRLSLRGVVATVFYILAGGLTLALLRHVWGLI; encoded by the coding sequence ATGGAAATGGACTGGATTTGGGGGCTGGTCGGCGGAATGCTGATTGGCTGTGGCGGCGCGGTCTATTTGTTGGGCAACGGTCGCATCATGGGGGCCAGCGGTATTTTGGGCGGCCTGATAGACGGAACCGGACGTAACTCGTGGTTGGAACGGATGGCGTTTCTGGCTGGTGTCATGATCCTCCCCTTGGTTCTCTGGCCGCTCTATGCGGTTGAGATTGACACCCATATAACCTCAAACGTGACCGTGATCATTGCAGCCGGGTTGCTGGTGGGCATCGGGACACGGATTGCCAATGGCTGTACGTCGGGACACGGAGTTTGTGGGATTTCGCGGCTGTCGCTGCGCGGGGTTGTGGCCACGGTATTCTATATTCTGGCCGGTGGATTGACTCTGGCGCTGTTGCGTCACGTGTGGGGGCTGATCTGA
- a CDS encoding MBL fold metallo-hydrolase, with product MTPKVHAFFDDATNTVSYVASEPNGSTCAIIDSVLDFDQASGRTDTKSADRIIAYVREQGFKVAWILESHVHADHLSAAPYIQEEIGGKIGIGKNITVVQDTFGKVFNEGTRFQRDGSQFDALFVDGDSLHIGQMRAEVLHTPGHTPACLTYVIGDAAFVGDTLFMPDFGTARCDFPGGSSEMLYESIQKILSLPDDTRIFVGHDYKAPGRNEFAWETTVGEQKALNIHIGQGRPIAEFVAMRDARDATLGMPRLILPSLQVNMRAGQMPEPDEQGDVFLKLPVNKI from the coding sequence ATGACACCCAAGGTCCACGCATTCTTTGACGACGCCACCAACACCGTTTCCTATGTCGCGAGCGAACCAAACGGCAGCACCTGTGCGATCATTGATTCCGTTCTGGATTTCGATCAGGCGTCAGGGCGGACTGACACCAAGTCGGCCGACCGGATCATCGCCTATGTCCGGGAACAAGGGTTCAAGGTCGCGTGGATCCTGGAGAGCCATGTGCACGCCGACCATCTGTCTGCCGCCCCCTATATACAAGAAGAGATCGGCGGCAAGATCGGGATCGGCAAGAACATCACCGTTGTCCAGGATACATTCGGCAAGGTGTTCAACGAAGGCACCCGGTTTCAACGCGATGGCAGCCAGTTCGATGCATTGTTCGTGGATGGCGACAGCCTGCATATCGGACAGATGCGCGCCGAAGTGCTGCACACTCCCGGCCACACCCCCGCCTGCCTGACCTATGTGATCGGCGACGCAGCCTTTGTTGGCGATACGCTTTTCATGCCTGATTTTGGTACCGCACGGTGCGATTTCCCAGGTGGATCGTCGGAAATGTTGTATGAATCGATCCAGAAAATCCTGAGCCTTCCCGACGACACCCGAATTTTTGTCGGTCACGACTACAAGGCACCCGGGCGCAATGAATTCGCCTGGGAAACCACAGTGGGCGAGCAAAAGGCGCTGAACATTCACATTGGCCAAGGCCGTCCCATCGCCGAATTCGTGGCCATGCGCGATGCCCGCGACGCAACGCTGGGAATGCCGCGTCTGATTCTGCCATCCCTGCAAGTGAACATGCGAGCAGGCCAGATGCCCGAGCCGGATGAGCAGGGGGATGTGTTTCTGAAGCTTCCGGTAAACAAGATCTGA
- a CDS encoding DUF2312 domain-containing protein: MDVTEDTKSDSYRVTAGELRQFVERMERLEVEKKDIADQQKEVMAEAKGRGYDTKVLRKVIALRKRDKDDIAEEEAVLEMYKEALGMD, encoded by the coding sequence ATGGACGTGACCGAAGATACCAAAAGCGACAGCTATCGCGTGACCGCAGGCGAATTGCGCCAGTTTGTCGAGCGGATGGAACGGTTGGAGGTGGAAAAGAAGGACATTGCCGACCAGCAAAAAGAGGTTATGGCCGAAGCCAAGGGGCGCGGGTATGACACCAAGGTCCTGCGCAAGGTGATTGCACTGCGCAAGCGCGACAAGGACGACATTGCCGAAGAAGAGGCCGTTCTGGAAATGTACAAGGAAGCGCTGGGTATGGACTGA
- a CDS encoding Xaa-Pro peptidase family protein, whose amino-acid sequence MTELSIFKDERKRVFLNADGADKPLKSPLSLDVLDRARDYRLGRLRAEMARQDVAGLLLYDPVNIRYAFDCSNMSIWTAHNPIRYALILANGPGIMFEFKDCEHLNDGLPGIDEIRTAIGWMFMCAGDQAGARLAPWADEISDLLRQYGGGNMRLGVDRMEPEGVHALTQRGVQILDGGQITETARAIKSADEIALMRWTIRVCEAGMARIYEHSVPGVTERELWAHLHFENARSGGEWLETKLLTCGPNTNPWYKECSDRECQPGEMISFDTDMIGPYGYCADLSRSWTCGYTPMNDTQKRLYSAARDQIDHNLALLQPGLSFAEFNAKSWQIPDAYVPYRYSLAAHGVGMADEWPVIPLHPDFDGAHGGHIEENMVICIESLIGEAGSESIKLETQVLVTPEGPQRLDQFPWEF is encoded by the coding sequence ATGACGGAACTGAGTATTTTCAAGGACGAGCGTAAACGTGTTTTTCTGAACGCCGATGGTGCCGATAAACCGTTGAAATCGCCGCTGTCGCTGGATGTTCTGGACCGCGCGCGCGATTATCGGCTGGGACGTCTGCGCGCAGAAATGGCGCGTCAGGATGTGGCGGGGTTGCTGCTGTATGATCCCGTCAACATTCGCTATGCGTTTGATTGCTCCAACATGTCGATCTGGACTGCGCATAATCCGATCCGTTACGCGCTGATCCTGGCCAACGGGCCGGGCATCATGTTCGAGTTCAAGGACTGCGAACATCTGAACGACGGCTTGCCCGGCATTGATGAAATCCGCACCGCCATCGGATGGATGTTCATGTGTGCAGGCGATCAGGCGGGGGCACGGCTTGCCCCTTGGGCCGATGAAATCAGCGATCTTCTGCGCCAATACGGCGGCGGAAATATGCGGTTGGGCGTGGACCGGATGGAGCCCGAAGGGGTTCACGCGCTGACCCAGCGCGGTGTTCAGATCCTGGATGGTGGACAGATTACCGAAACCGCCCGTGCGATCAAATCCGCTGACGAAATCGCGCTGATGCGCTGGACCATCCGGGTGTGCGAGGCTGGAATGGCGCGCATTTACGAACATTCGGTGCCCGGCGTCACTGAACGCGAACTCTGGGCGCATCTGCATTTCGAAAACGCACGCTCCGGCGGTGAGTGGCTGGAGACCAAGCTGTTGACTTGCGGCCCCAATACCAACCCCTGGTACAAGGAATGTTCGGACCGGGAATGCCAGCCGGGTGAAATGATCAGCTTTGACACCGACATGATCGGCCCCTACGGCTATTGCGCGGATCTGTCACGCAGTTGGACGTGCGGGTATACGCCGATGAATGACACGCAAAAACGGCTGTACAGCGCGGCCCGCGACCAGATCGACCATAACCTGGCACTGTTGCAACCGGGGCTGAGCTTTGCCGAATTCAACGCCAAGAGCTGGCAGATCCCGGACGCCTATGTGCCCTATCGCTATTCGTTGGCTGCCCATGGTGTGGGCATGGCGGACGAATGGCCGGTGATTCCGTTGCACCCGGACTTTGACGGGGCGCACGGGGGGCACATCGAAGAAAATATGGTGATCTGCATCGAAAGCTTGATCGGCGAGGCGGGATCAGAATCGATAAAGCTGGAAACTCAGGTTCTGGTGACACCTGAAGGTCCTCAGCGTCTGGACCAGTTCCCCTGGGAGTTCTAA